The following proteins are co-located in the Clostridiales bacterium genome:
- a CDS encoding sodium ion-translocating decarboxylase subunit beta, translating to MICVALIFLYLAIRRGFEPLLLVPIAFGMLLSNLPLTGIFEHTVTAFDVYMDPSKTETSGGLFYLFYSFNKLGIFPPLIFLGIGAMTDFGPLIANPKSLLLGAAAQLGIFTTFIGAIFLGFTAQEAASIGIIGGADGPTAIFLTTKLAPHLLGAIAVAAYSYMALVPVIQPPIMKALTTKKERMIKMDQLRVVSQREKILFPIFVTVVVVLILPPAAALVGMLMLGNLFKESGCTARLSETASNAFINIVTILLGISVGASAQGPTFLVPETIKIIVLGVLAFAMGTAGGVLLGKLMNLLTGGKINPLIGSAGVSAVPMAARVSQKVGQSENPTNFLLMHAMGPNVAGVIGSAVAAGVLLSMFG from the coding sequence ATGATTTGTGTTGCCCTGATCTTCCTATATTTGGCTATCCGAAGAGGCTTTGAGCCCCTGTTGCTCGTTCCGATTGCCTTCGGCATGCTCCTTTCTAATTTACCGCTGACAGGTATATTTGAGCATACTGTAACGGCATTTGATGTATATATGGACCCCTCGAAAACCGAAACTTCGGGAGGGCTTTTCTACTTATTCTATTCCTTTAATAAGCTGGGGATTTTCCCTCCGCTCATCTTCCTTGGAATAGGAGCAATGACGGATTTCGGACCACTCATTGCAAATCCCAAGTCCCTGCTTCTTGGAGCAGCTGCACAGCTGGGAATCTTTACTACGTTTATCGGAGCAATTTTCCTTGGGTTTACTGCTCAGGAAGCAGCATCCATTGGAATCATCGGTGGGGCTGATGGCCCCACAGCCATCTTCCTGACTACGAAGCTGGCACCTCACTTGCTTGGTGCAATCGCTGTTGCTGCATATTCCTATATGGCGCTGGTACCAGTAATTCAGCCGCCCATTATGAAGGCTCTCACCACGAAAAAAGAGCGTATGATCAAGATGGATCAACTTAGAGTGGTGAGTCAGAGAGAGAAGATTCTCTTCCCTATCTTCGTAACGGTTGTGGTGGTTTTGATCCTTCCGCCAGCTGCTGCTTTGGTGGGTATGTTGATGCTGGGCAATCTGTTTAAAGAGAGCGGCTGTACAGCCAGACTTTCTGAAACAGCATCCAATGCCTTCATTAATATCGTGACAATCCTTCTGGGAATCTCGGTAGGAGCATCCGCTCAGGGTCCGACCTTCCTGGTTCCGGAGACGATAAAGATCATTGTACTGGGTGTGCTTGCATTTGCCATGGGCACTGCAGGAGGAGTCCTCCTTGGTAAACTGATGAATTTGCTGACAGGAGGAAAAATTAATCCGTTGATCGGTTCGGCCGGTGTTTCGGCAGTGCCGATGGCGGCTCGTGTTTCGCAGAAGGTAGGGCAGTCTGAGAATCCGACCAACTTCCTTTTGATGCATGCCATGGGGCCTAACGTAGCCGGGGTTATCGGTTCAGCTGTAGCGGCAGGCGTACTGCTTTCAATGTTTGGCTGA
- a CDS encoding sodium ion-translocating decarboxylase subunit beta encodes MFAIGGLLIYLAIAKEYEPMLLLPIGFGAILCNIPLSSAIGDEGFLTILYNAGIKTELFPVLIFIAVGAMIDFKPLIQNPFMLFFGAAAQFGIFFTMMFALATGHFDLKEAASIGIIGAADGPTSIYVAKEFAQNYLGPISVAAYSYMSLVPIIQPPVIKLLTTSNERKIRMKYTQVEVPRVVEILFPIIITLIAGIIAPMSVALVGSLMFGNLIRACGVLTRLSNAAQNELANLVTLLLGITIGSTMTAGAFLNLQTLMIMGMGLVAFIFDTAGGVLFAKFLNLFLPNKVNPMIGAAGISAFPMSGRVVQRMATKEDPSNFILMQAMSANVAGQLGSVVAGSLILALVPAVLASM; translated from the coding sequence ATGTTTGCCATCGGTGGGCTACTTATTTACCTTGCGATCGCTAAGGAGTATGAGCCGATGCTGCTGCTTCCAATTGGGTTTGGAGCAATTCTGTGTAATATCCCGCTTTCCTCTGCAATAGGCGATGAAGGGTTTCTAACAATCCTGTACAATGCAGGGATCAAAACAGAGCTATTTCCTGTACTGATCTTTATTGCTGTAGGAGCGATGATCGATTTCAAACCGTTGATTCAGAATCCATTCATGCTGTTCTTCGGAGCCGCTGCACAGTTCGGAATCTTTTTTACGATGATGTTTGCCCTTGCGACAGGTCACTTTGATTTGAAGGAAGCTGCATCCATCGGTATCATCGGAGCGGCAGATGGGCCGACATCCATTTATGTTGCGAAGGAGTTTGCGCAGAACTACCTGGGACCGATCTCTGTTGCAGCATATTCTTATATGTCGCTGGTACCAATTATTCAGCCGCCGGTGATCAAGCTGCTGACAACAAGCAATGAAAGAAAAATCAGAATGAAATATACCCAGGTTGAGGTTCCAAGAGTTGTTGAAATCCTCTTCCCCATTATTATCACTTTGATCGCAGGTATTATTGCTCCAATGAGTGTAGCACTTGTAGGCTCCCTGATGTTTGGAAATCTTATCAGAGCCTGCGGGGTGCTCACCAGGCTCTCAAATGCTGCCCAGAATGAACTTGCAAATTTGGTCACATTGCTTCTTGGAATCACCATTGGTTCCACCATGACAGCAGGAGCATTCCTAAATTTGCAGACACTCATGATTATGGGTATGGGTCTAGTGGCATTTATCTTCGATACTGCTGGCGGCGTTCTTTTCGCAAAGTTCTTGAATCTGTTCCTGCCCAATAAGGTCAATCCTATGATCGGAGCAGCTGGAATATCCGCATTTCCCATGTCAGGCCGTGTCGTTCAGAGGATGGCCACAAAAGAAGATCCAAGCAACTTTATTCTGATGCAGGCTATGAGTGCAAATGTAGCGGGACAGCTTGGTTCCGTTGTGGCTGGAAGCTTGATCCTGGCACTGGTACCTGCGGTACTTGCGTCAATGTAA
- a CDS encoding oxaloacetate decarboxylase has translation MDLQLIEAGLEVTAFGLGGVFAVLILFYCATKIMLAVATKTAKKEK, from the coding sequence ATGGATTTGCAGTTGATTGAAGCGGGCCTTGAGGTTACTGCTTTTGGACTTGGCGGAGTTTTCGCGGTATTAATCTTATTTTACTGCGCCACAAAGATTATGCTTGCAGTCGCCACAAAGACAGCAAAGAAGGAAAAATAA
- a CDS encoding type III pantothenate kinase — protein MLLAFDVGNTNIVLGVFKDGNLIQNWRMETDNNKSADEYGMIINQLFNYEGLNTKEIKDVIISTVVPSVLYTLQHLSMKYFNRRAIVIGPGIKTGLIIKYDNPKQVGADRIVNAVAALSKYGGPLIIVDFGTATTFCAITENAEYLGGTIAPGIKIASDALFEKTAKLPKVELESPGHVICKNTIESMQSGLVYGHMGMVDYIIKKMREELTQHSKTGKVPKVIATGGLASLIGSGIDCIDSIDKLLTLEGLQLIYEKNKGHRA, from the coding sequence ATGTTACTAGCATTCGACGTTGGCAACACAAACATTGTATTAGGAGTCTTCAAAGACGGCAATCTGATTCAAAACTGGAGAATGGAAACCGATAACAATAAAAGTGCTGATGAGTACGGTATGATTATTAATCAGCTTTTTAACTACGAAGGTCTGAACACCAAAGAAATAAAGGATGTTATTATTTCAACGGTAGTTCCGTCAGTTCTGTACACACTTCAGCATTTATCCATGAAATATTTCAACCGGAGGGCCATTGTAATCGGGCCTGGGATTAAAACCGGATTAATCATCAAATATGATAATCCCAAGCAGGTCGGTGCCGATCGAATTGTAAACGCCGTGGCGGCACTTTCCAAATATGGTGGTCCGCTGATCATCGTCGATTTCGGAACAGCTACTACATTCTGTGCGATTACAGAAAATGCCGAATACCTGGGAGGAACCATAGCACCGGGAATCAAGATCGCTTCGGATGCGCTGTTTGAAAAAACTGCTAAACTCCCAAAGGTAGAATTGGAATCACCGGGACACGTGATTTGTAAGAACACAATTGAGAGCATGCAGTCAGGGCTTGTTTACGGTCATATGGGGATGGTTGATTACATCATCAAAAAGATGCGGGAAGAGTTAACGCAGCATTCCAAGACGGGAAAGGTACCGAAGGTTATTGCTACCGGCGGGCTCGCATCCCTGATCGGAAGCGGGATCGACTGTATTGACAGCATCGATAAGCTTTTGACATTGGAGGGGCTGCAATTAATCTACGAAAAAAACAAAGGTCACAGAGCATGA